Proteins found in one Prochlorothrix hollandica PCC 9006 = CALU 1027 genomic segment:
- a CDS encoding serine/threonine protein kinase, which produces MADSDPYIDRLLDNRYEIKELIGKGAMGRVYMAKHTLLEGQVAIKFLSNTLLTQKMKDRFFQEARTCAQLGQKTIHIVRVTDFGIDVNQDVPFYVMEYLQGDSLAEVLQLQPLALPRFLGIARQICLGLKYAHEGIEVDGKICPIIHRDVKPSNILVMPDETMGDLVKVLDFGISQLQSEDHEGTKTFMGTLAYASPEQMEGKEIDPRSDLYSFGIMMFQMLTGKLPLSPESHSFGGWYKAHHFQTATRVDLVAPQIKAPKILDSLLMACLEKEPSKRPSNAAEVLEELEKLDERFRQGRQLGHRIKDVLAKKPVGRAVRGTEPGETSDQPVNYEKLCYLQSWPKDKPVARITFPQVIPTSQAQLASLWAMLSKAEIDEIRTHRLYNRVYRNFLCTMSPHPIVLWLTAIYNQRCHQDSGPRWLYAFLDLKTTQSIELLQILGTQAEYRLLMFALEEPQRCAYVLSPKVNDLLSKQLRQWVMTARNQPSVGSASMSKDLLRSEFHKLKPKIQQRMAVHQDPGATDLTFGSIRMPTSNHPTEQG; this is translated from the coding sequence ATGGCAGATTCCGATCCCTATATTGACCGACTTCTCGATAACCGCTATGAAATCAAAGAACTGATTGGCAAAGGCGCAATGGGTCGTGTTTATATGGCTAAACACACCCTCCTGGAAGGGCAAGTTGCCATTAAGTTTTTATCCAACACCCTGTTGACCCAAAAAATGAAGGATCGCTTCTTTCAGGAAGCACGAACCTGTGCGCAACTGGGCCAAAAAACCATCCATATTGTGCGGGTTACAGACTTCGGAATCGATGTTAATCAGGATGTGCCCTTCTATGTCATGGAATACTTGCAGGGGGATAGTTTGGCGGAAGTGTTGCAATTGCAACCCCTAGCCTTACCCCGATTTCTGGGCATTGCACGGCAAATTTGTTTGGGTCTCAAATATGCCCATGAAGGCATTGAAGTCGATGGCAAGATCTGTCCTATTATTCACCGTGATGTTAAGCCCAGCAATATTTTGGTGATGCCCGATGAAACCATGGGGGATTTGGTTAAGGTTTTAGATTTTGGCATTTCCCAATTGCAATCGGAAGATCATGAGGGCACCAAGACCTTTATGGGCACCCTGGCCTATGCTTCGCCGGAGCAAATGGAAGGCAAGGAAATTGATCCCCGATCGGATCTCTATAGCTTTGGCATCATGATGTTTCAAATGCTGACGGGTAAACTCCCCCTCAGCCCTGAGAGTCACTCCTTTGGGGGCTGGTATAAAGCCCACCATTTTCAAACTGCCACCAGAGTGGATCTGGTCGCCCCCCAAATCAAAGCTCCCAAGATTTTAGACAGTCTCTTAATGGCCTGCCTGGAGAAGGAACCCAGCAAACGACCCAGCAATGCCGCTGAGGTTCTGGAGGAGCTGGAAAAATTGGATGAACGGTTTCGGCAGGGACGGCAATTGGGCCATCGCATTAAAGATGTGCTGGCGAAAAAGCCTGTTGGTCGAGCCGTCCGAGGGACAGAACCCGGAGAAACCAGCGACCAACCGGTCAACTATGAAAAGCTTTGCTATTTGCAATCTTGGCCCAAGGATAAACCCGTAGCCCGCATCACGTTTCCCCAGGTTATTCCCACCAGTCAGGCCCAGTTGGCTTCCCTCTGGGCCATGCTGTCCAAGGCAGAGATTGACGAAATTCGTACCCATCGTCTTTATAATCGGGTTTATCGCAATTTTCTCTGTACCATGAGTCCCCATCCCATAGTGCTGTGGTTGACGGCTATCTATAACCAGCGTTGTCATCAAGACAGTGGTCCCCGTTGGCTCTATGCCTTTTTGGATCTGAAAACGACCCAATCCATTGAATTACTGCAAATTTTAGGAACTCAGGCCGAATATCGGTTATTAATGTTTGCCCTGGAAGAACCCCAACGCTGTGCCTATGTGCTGTCTCCCAAAGTTAATGATCTGCTCAGCAAGCAACTGCGCCAATGGGTGATGACAGCCCGCAATCAGCCTAGTGTTGGCTCTGCGAGTATGAGTAAGGATTTGCTGCGATCGGAGTTCCACAAACTCAAACCCAAAATCCAGCAACGCATGGCAGTGCACCAAGATCCCGGTGCTACGGATTTAACCTTTGGTAGCATAAGGATGCCCACCTCTAACCATCCCACAGAACAGGGGTAA
- the ylqF gene encoding ribosome biogenesis GTPase YlqF produces MTSPPIQWYPGHIAKAERQLFNNLKRVDVALEVRDARIPLATHHPHLDRWLGDKAKVLVINRVDMIPPELRVQWEAWFRERGETPYFTDAQRGIGVKTLAQAAQAAGRAMNQRRVSRGMKPRAVRAVVLGFPNVGKSALINRLVNRRVVASARRAGVTRQLRWVRLGQDLDLLDAPGVLPAKLNNQAAALNLAFCDDIGEAAYDNQRVAAALLDQVQRLQRETPFIPPDVLQRRYGIADQTHTGEDYLAQWAEASYQDDRERAACQLLNDFRKGLLGAIPLELPD; encoded by the coding sequence ATGACCTCCCCCCCCATTCAGTGGTATCCCGGCCACATTGCCAAGGCTGAACGACAACTTTTTAATAACTTAAAGCGGGTGGATGTGGCCCTGGAGGTGCGAGATGCCCGTATTCCCCTGGCCACCCATCACCCTCACCTCGATCGCTGGCTGGGGGATAAGGCCAAGGTGCTGGTGATCAACCGGGTGGATATGATTCCCCCCGAACTGCGAGTCCAGTGGGAAGCGTGGTTCCGGGAGCGGGGCGAAACCCCCTACTTTACGGATGCCCAGCGGGGCATTGGGGTCAAAACCCTGGCCCAAGCAGCCCAGGCAGCGGGGCGGGCCATGAACCAGCGGCGGGTCAGTCGGGGCATGAAACCCCGTGCGGTGCGGGCTGTGGTTCTGGGGTTCCCCAATGTGGGCAAGTCGGCGTTGATCAACCGCTTGGTCAATCGGCGGGTGGTGGCCAGTGCCCGACGGGCGGGGGTGACCCGGCAGTTGCGGTGGGTGCGTTTGGGTCAGGACTTAGATCTGTTGGATGCCCCAGGGGTGTTGCCCGCCAAGCTGAATAACCAGGCGGCTGCCCTCAATTTGGCCTTTTGTGATGACATTGGGGAAGCGGCCTATGATAACCAACGGGTGGCAGCGGCATTGTTGGATCAGGTGCAACGGCTCCAACGGGAAACCCCCTTTATTCCCCCCGATGTTTTGCAACGACGCTATGGTATTGCGGATCAAACCCATACGGGGGAGGATTACCTAGCCCAGTGGGCAGAGGCTTCTTACCAGGACGATCGCGAACGGGCTGCTTGTCAGTTGCTCAATGATTTCCGCAAGGGACTCTTGGGGGCGATTCCTTTGGAGTTACCAGACTAA
- a CDS encoding DUF1517 domain-containing protein produces MDINRNNRWCWRWLVILVLGSGVGSIAPGLAHRSAPNPTNPLPPLTLAQGTPPLDRDQPEAQDDSRYSGNGSYVGVITIAAIAAIFGTAIVAVLLANRPLPPDATFNFNPDTPPSPKPPSPALEPTAIAVTLIQVALVNPAPQLWTQLQDLMPAAAQGNPVALQDLSLWLLRLSDSWSHGHLRSQPLEPGDSPTQTQQQWSLQERGKFKGEPDLPNSPDTSDPQYLVVTLVITTTQGLPSLGNFYDGEVLAKTLEYLGSLQPSQVVRLDCIWSPPTPRLTADDLLARYPDLLPL; encoded by the coding sequence ATGGACATTAACCGAAACAATCGATGGTGTTGGCGTTGGCTCGTAATCCTGGTGCTGGGCAGTGGCGTTGGCTCGATCGCCCCTGGACTCGCCCACCGATCTGCCCCGAACCCAACGAACCCGTTGCCCCCCTTAACCTTGGCCCAAGGGACTCCTCCCCTCGATCGAGATCAGCCTGAGGCCCAAGACGACAGCCGTTACTCTGGCAATGGGTCCTATGTGGGGGTGATTACGATCGCGGCGATCGCCGCCATCTTTGGCACCGCGATCGTGGCGGTGCTCCTTGCCAACCGTCCCCTTCCCCCCGATGCCACCTTTAACTTTAACCCCGACACCCCCCCCAGCCCCAAACCGCCGTCCCCGGCTCTGGAACCGACGGCGATCGCCGTCACCCTCATCCAAGTGGCCCTGGTGAACCCAGCCCCCCAGCTCTGGACCCAACTTCAGGATCTGATGCCCGCCGCCGCCCAGGGAAATCCCGTCGCCCTTCAGGATCTGAGTCTCTGGTTACTGCGCCTGTCAGACTCCTGGAGCCATGGCCACCTCCGAAGCCAACCCCTGGAGCCAGGGGATTCCCCGACGCAAACCCAGCAGCAGTGGTCTCTCCAAGAACGGGGCAAGTTCAAAGGGGAGCCAGACCTGCCTAATTCCCCGGATACTTCAGATCCCCAGTACTTGGTGGTAACCCTGGTGATCACCACAACCCAGGGACTCCCCTCCCTGGGGAATTTCTACGATGGGGAAGTTCTCGCCAAAACCTTGGAATATCTGGGCAGTCTGCAACCTTCCCAAGTGGTGCGCTTAGACTGTATCTGGTCTCCCCCCACCCCTCGCCTCACGGCTGACGATCTCCTGGCGCGGTATCCAGATTTGCTGCCGCTGTAG
- a CDS encoding alpha/beta fold hydrolase → MPTIVIHGTAHSYDLTPQGRSLPVLVFIHGWLLSRCYWQPLIDQLIPEFCCLSYDLRGFGASGAATQPPRSQGGKTGVQPWVKSRSPASGIQPRTIAPLGFRTIARTIAATEDPPPDYSPQAYSQDLLALLDHLNIGRAWLVGHSLGGEVALWSAATQPDRIQGVTCLGVGGGIYLREEFERFRHLGRQLLQWRSPWLEYVPGIDRFFARANVYQPLETVWGQRRLGDFLAADEAAALGTLLGLTAEAEVHRLPQLVAQLSQPAYFLGGREDTIMEPQYVCHLASFHPLFKHCGCNFLELPHCGHLAMLEQTTLVANQLRQMLQ, encoded by the coding sequence ATGCCAACGATCGTCATCCACGGAACAGCCCACAGTTATGATCTCACCCCCCAGGGCCGGTCACTGCCGGTTTTGGTGTTTATCCATGGCTGGTTATTGAGTCGTTGTTATTGGCAACCCCTCATTGATCAACTGATCCCAGAGTTTTGTTGTTTATCCTATGATTTGCGGGGGTTTGGTGCGTCTGGGGCTGCAACCCAGCCTCCCAGGAGCCAGGGGGGAAAAACCGGCGTTCAGCCCTGGGTTAAGTCCCGATCCCCAGCCAGTGGCATACAGCCCAGGACGATCGCCCCTCTGGGTTTCAGGACGATCGCCAGGACGATCGCCGCCACCGAGGATCCCCCCCCCGACTACAGCCCCCAAGCCTACAGCCAGGATCTCCTAGCCCTGTTGGATCATCTGAACATTGGCCGCGCTTGGCTGGTGGGCCATTCCCTGGGGGGAGAGGTGGCCCTGTGGAGTGCGGCAACCCAGCCCGATCGCATCCAGGGAGTAACCTGTCTGGGGGTGGGGGGGGGCATTTATCTCCGGGAAGAATTTGAACGGTTTCGGCACCTGGGGCGACAATTATTGCAGTGGCGCAGTCCTTGGTTGGAGTATGTGCCGGGGATCGATCGCTTTTTTGCCCGCGCCAATGTTTACCAACCCCTGGAGACGGTGTGGGGTCAGCGGCGCTTAGGGGATTTTTTGGCGGCGGATGAAGCAGCGGCCCTAGGCACCCTGTTGGGTTTGACAGCGGAGGCGGAAGTGCATCGCCTGCCCCAATTAGTGGCCCAATTATCCCAACCGGCCTATTTCCTGGGGGGACGGGAGGACACCATTATGGAGCCTCAATATGTCTGTCATCTGGCCAGTTTCCATCCCCTCTTTAAACATTGTGGCTGTAATTTTCTGGAGCTACCCCACTGCGGCCATCTAGCCATGTTGGAACAGACAACCCTGGTGGCCAACCAGTTGCGGCAGATGTTGCAGTAG
- a CDS encoding ACT domain-containing protein yields MAAGLKPPTLQLLKQFNRSFPQFYEQFVSSEIQLQNLKLAYHLYKTEQAVIDLKPEANKTALQFAYRNQSFLLSDIFGVLAAYGLTIHNLSLYGQIHPPMLVFIKLIVSRGGRVLLEKTAENVRRALREALAGRFEVEEMLAVEFNLDAGLEQVETEFYVDPVFHLPALLIEADNQPGLFYKVMYAIWQEDLLVVNANLLVWRGRTRLILYLLGPNESLIPEYLGHKIADGVKQRLMGKRG; encoded by the coding sequence ATGGCTGCTGGTTTGAAACCCCCAACGCTACAACTGTTGAAGCAGTTTAACCGCTCGTTCCCCCAGTTCTACGAGCAGTTTGTGAGTAGTGAGATCCAACTACAAAATCTAAAACTGGCCTACCATCTTTATAAAACCGAGCAGGCTGTTATTGATCTCAAGCCAGAGGCTAATAAGACGGCGCTACAGTTTGCTTACCGTAACCAGTCCTTCCTGCTGAGCGATATCTTTGGAGTTTTGGCTGCTTATGGTTTAACCATCCATAACCTCAGCTTATACGGCCAAATCCATCCCCCCATGCTGGTGTTCATCAAGCTGATCGTGTCGCGGGGGGGGCGGGTTTTACTGGAAAAAACGGCGGAGAATGTGCGGCGGGCCTTGCGGGAAGCCTTGGCGGGGCGCTTTGAGGTGGAAGAGATGCTGGCGGTGGAGTTTAACCTGGATGCGGGCCTAGAACAGGTGGAAACGGAGTTTTATGTGGATCCTGTGTTCCATCTCCCGGCGCTGCTGATCGAGGCGGATAACCAACCCGGTCTGTTTTATAAGGTGATGTATGCCATTTGGCAAGAAGATTTGCTGGTGGTCAATGCTAACTTGCTGGTGTGGCGGGGGCGCACCCGGTTAATTCTCTATTTGTTGGGACCCAACGAGAGCCTAATTCCTGAGTATTTAGGCCATAAAATTGCGGATGGGGTGAAGCAACGGCTGATGGGGAAGCGGGGCTGA